AGGGCAGTTGGCTGTGTTTGGGGGTCCTAGCGGACCAGGGTGGGGGGGGTTGGGGTCTTGGGGCTTCTGGAGTCCAGCTAGCTCCGCCCTACAGAGTGCTGAAAAGAGGAAGGCTCTTCTGGACGAGGTGGCGGCCGAGGCACTGCAGGAAAAGTCTAGGCACAAGGAGGAGCTGGGCTCGGCCCGACTACAGGCCGAGAAGGACGTGCTGGCGGTGAGGGCACGCTACGAGCGGGAGCTCCGGCAGCTCCATGATGGCCGGCGGCGACAGGAGGAAGAGCTCCGGGCCCAGATCCGGGAAGAGAAGGTGGGGGCCCTCGCCCCCCACAAAGGAGGGAAGCTTCCTTTCGAGCTTTCCTCGCATGAGGGAAAGCCCGGGCCCAGCGCGAGTGTGCGGGGAGCCGTGCCGAGACAGAAGTAGCCGGGGACTCAGTTGTGACGGCCTCGGGGCGCCAGACTGAAGTTTCGTATCTGATCCTGGGAGGCCACTGGAGTTCAGTGAGGACAGGAACAGTCCCTCCTGGCACAACGGGCCAGGAGGCTAGTTGGGCCCCTGGCAGAAGTAGAGCCGTCTAGTGAGAGGGGCCTTCCCGTCTGGCAGTGGGGCCTCGGTGTTGCCTTTGGTCTGcactgggggaaggggggagatgTCAGTGGGCCTCCTCTCCCTGCAGGCGCGGACCCGGGAGCTGGAGAGCCTGCAGCAGATGGTGGAGGAGCTGCGCGCCCAGCTGCAGTCAATGGAGGGAGCCAAGGGCTGGTTCGAGCGGCGACTGAAAGAGGCAGAGGTGCGGCCCCCGGTACGCCCCCGCTCGGCGTGCAGGTCCCAGCAGCCCAGCTGCCTCTTGTCAGCCCTGTGCTCTTCCCATGCAGGAGGCCCTCGAGGAGCAGCATCAGGAGCACGAGGAGAGCCTGCATGTGCAGGAGGAGCGCCACAAAGCCGAGCTGCAGGTGGGCCAAGCGCTCCCTTGGGAGGTGGGGAGCAGCCAGGGGCAGCCCGACCTGTCGGGCTCATGGCTCTTATCGTCTCTAGCGGAAAGAAGAGGAGGTCCGGGCCGCAGAGGGCCGCCTGCAGGAGGCCGAGGCACTGTGTGGTGGCCACCTCGACACCATCGCTCGACTGCAGCAGGAGGTGAAGGATGTGGCAGACGGGCAGCGCATCCTCGAGAAGAAAGGGAGTGCCACGGTGAGCGCGTGGCCTGGGACATCCTGCCCCAGAGCCCCCTGGTCGGCCTCAGCCCCTGCCCTCTGAGCGCCCCCTCTTGTCCTCCTTGTGTCCCCTCCTACAGCTGAAGGACCTGAAGCGGCAGCTGCAATTGGAACGGAAGCGGGCCGACAAGCTGCAGGAGAGGCTCCAGGAGTTTCTGACCAATAGCAAGAGCCGCTCCGGTGAGTGGAAGCCCCTGAGTGTGGAAATGGGAATGGGGAGCAGACTGGGGCAGCCCCGAGACAGACTGGGGAGGAGTGTCTGTCTGAGGCCTGAGGCCGCCCCCACTGTGTCCCCCAGGCTTTGAGGAGCTCGTCCTGTCGGAGATGAGTTCCCCCAGCCGGGCCCAAACGGGCGACAGCAGCAGCGTCTCCTCCTTCAGCTACAGGGAGATCCTCCGGGAGAAGGAGGGCTCGGCTGGCCCTGCTCGGGTACAGCGAGTTAGCCACCACGTCTCCACCCCTCGGCCCTGGGGAGAAGGGCGGGCAGCGGGAGGGCGGGCAGCCTGGTGGCTCCTTCTCTGCCCGCTCACGCAGGCTGGAGCTTAGTCTCGGCTCCGCAGAGAAGACCACGGGCGTCCAAAGCTTGCTCGGCAGAGGGAGCGGGTCTGGGTGACATCTCGGATGAATGTGGCTGAGCCCGGGATCCGTGgggggagatgggggaggggaagaaggggggatggggggggggactTGGGAGCCCAAGGTCTTATGGCCCTCTCTAGTCATCCTCAGGGAGCCCCCCAGGCCCGGCTCGGCCAGCGGAGCTGTCGGATGAGGAGGTAGCCGAGCTCTTTGAGAGGCTGGCGGAGACGCAGCAAGAGAAGTGGATGCTGGAGGAGAAGGTGCCCGGGCCGGGGCTTTGAAGGGAGGGCCAGGGGGGGAGCCTGGGTCAGCCCTGTGACCACATTTTATGATTGGACCCTAACAGGTCAAGCACCTGGAGGTGAGCAGCGCCTCTATGGCGGAGGACCTGTGCCGCAAGAGTGCCATCATCGAGACTTATGTCATGGACAGCCGCATCGGTCAGCTTCCAGTCCCAACCTAACCCTTCCTGCCCCTTTGTGGGTCTGGGTCCaagccggggggggggggagggaagtgcCAAGGCCCAAGTCTCAGGCCCTGCCCTCTCCCCTGGCAGATGTGTCGGGCCCCTCGGGCCACACGGACAGGAGCGGCCTGGGCAGCGTCCTGCGGGACCTGGTGAAACCAGGGGACGAGAACCTCCGGGAGATGAACAAGAAGCTCCAGAACATGTTGGAAGAGCAGCTCACCAAAAACATGCACCTCCACAAGGTGCCAGGGGACcaggcgggggcggggggggggaggggctggagcCCTGGGGAGGGCTGACTCTCCACTCTCTGCCCTCAGGACATGGAAGTTCTCTCCCAGGAAATCGTCAGGCTCAGCAAGGAGTGTGTGGGGGGCACAGAGCCATCGCCAGCCGGATCCGGAGAGGCCACTTGAGCTGGCCAGCCCCCCAGCCTGCCCGCTGCCCACCCGGCCCCCAGCCTGCATCCGTCCCCGTGCATGACTGTGTGTGACCCAGTTCTATTTATGGCTCCCGGCCCACAGCGGCTGTtgcacttggggggggggggttcacgCTCCAGAGCGCCTGGGAACAAGGTCGGCAGTCCACTGTGCTGCACCAACGAGTTGTCGAGGCCCTGACTTGTGTGCTCCGTTTCCCCTGAAACAATAATGTCCTACCTTCCTCTCCTGCCTGAAAACCTGGTCGCCTCTTATTTGCTGAGTGTcgggggctgggggggggggtggtccGGGccttctccccccttctctccaaGTCCTCCTCTGGCTGCCCATCAGTCTCCCTCAATCCTGCCAATGAATGGAAGCCCATTTAGCCACAAGCCCTTACCCAGGATTCTCAGGGGCTGGGTGGGGACACCTGCCCGGCCCCCAGATAGGAGCGCCCgactgccccctcccccccagctgtCTGAAGGACGCCACAGCGCCAAATGCACTCCTTCCAGCACATTAAAGCCTCCTCCGCCTATCGATCCGACCTACCAGCTAAGTGCTGCTGAGCTCGGACCCTAGGGacacagggagggagggaggaggccgggaagaagaggaggggtaGCGGGGCCCCCGCGCTAGACTGGGAGGGGCCGCTACCGGCCCCCATGAGAGCTAgggatcccccccccccaagaaccAAGGCTGGGGGTCGGCAGCCGCTGCCAAGCGCCCTCCCCGGCAGAGGAGGGCCCCGCCCCTTCCTCTGCTGTCCCGCAGCCGAGGAGGAGCTGGAGCCGCTGCTGCAGTGGGGAGCCCTGGCAccccggccccgcccccgccGAGAAGCAGGGGGCGGGGCCGGGAGAAGGCCGAGGACCAGGGGAGTCTCCCTTCCCGGGTTTGCTGGGAGACCCCAGTGCTGGCCGCCGCCCCGCCCCTCGAGGCCCCGCCCCTCGGCCTCAGTCTCCTCCCCTGCGCAGagcccagccccagccccagcgcCTCACTCCCGGCTCCAGTCCAtcctcccgccgccgccgccgccgccgccgtagCCCCCCGGCGGTCCCTGCCCCCGGGGAAAACCCCTCCT
This is a stretch of genomic DNA from Sminthopsis crassicaudata isolate SCR6 chromosome X, ASM4859323v1, whole genome shotgun sequence. It encodes these proteins:
- the GRIPAP1 gene encoding LOW QUALITY PROTEIN: GRIP1-associated protein 1 (The sequence of the model RefSeq protein was modified relative to this genomic sequence to represent the inferred CDS: deleted 1 base in 1 codon), translating into MAQALSEEEFQRMQAQLLELRTQNYQLSDELRKNGVEITSLRQRITFLDKEFARAQKALSKSKKAQEVEVLLNENQMLQGKLHSQEDDFRLQNSTLLQELSKLCAQIEQLEQENRQLKEGSLGPGPPSTASGPVDGELLRLQAENTALQRNVTALQERYEKEQMGSPAPPEAAGKEDVGGCGDHAGGPVVPPPLAEAELKWEVEKEEKRLLQERLQGLESSKQAETAKLQEEVAKLSEKLKKKQESFFRLQTEKEALYNDSRNKIEELRQHQEADLKAQVVRTQKLQQELQAANQSLAELREQCQAERQDHASALRTLQDQIQTAKTQELCALREQTAGLATELQQRQAEYEALAGHRDDLSSQLQESLRANGRLLEQLQVLGQEKEHLSRELEEARKSAEKRKALLDEVAAEALQEKSRHKEELGSARLQAEKDVLAVRARYERELRQLHDGRRRQEEELRAQIREEKARTRELESLQQMVEELRAQLQSMEGAKGWFERRLKEAEEALEEQHQEHEESLHVQEERHKAELQRKEEEVRAAEGRLQEAEALCGGHLDTIARLQQEVKDVADGQRILEKKGSATLKDLKRQLQLERKRADKLQERLQEFLTNSKSRSGFEELVLSEMSSPSRAQTGDSSSVSSFSYREILREKEGSAGPARSSSGSPPGPARPAELSDEEVAELFERLAETQQEKWMLEEKVKHLEVSSASMAEDLCRKSAIIETYVMDSRIDVSGPSGHTDRSGLGSVLRDLVKPGDENLREMNKKLQNMLEEQLTKNMHLHKDMEVLSQEIVRLSKECVGGTEPSPAGSGEAT